The sequence below is a genomic window from Harpia harpyja isolate bHarHar1 chromosome 3, bHarHar1 primary haplotype, whole genome shotgun sequence.
TTTTAcgagcagcaacatttttcagcattaaaCCACTTGCTATTCTTGGATTTTGCTCTTTACCCAGTCTGTGATTCTGCTGAACTAACTGCAAATACctatcattcttttaaaaaaaaaaaaaaggtggggaaaaactgcacttcttttttttaatccatagaTGGGCAAAGGTTCTTTCAAATACGCCTGGGTCTTGGACAAGCTGAAAGCTGAGCGTGAGCGTGGTATTACTATTGATATTTCCCTGTGGAAATTTGAAACAAGCAAATACTACGTCACCATCATTGATGCTCCTGGACACAGAGACTTTATTAAGAACATGATTACTGGAACTTCTCAGGTATGTAAATAGAACTAAGGATTTGGGGAGTTCAAGCAGGTTGTTCcttggttggttggggggggaggggttcCCATAATACCTTGGCACATGTGCAAGCATTacaatgagggttttttttttctttcttttcaaaggctGATTGTGCTGTCCTGATTGTTGCTGCTGGTGTTGGTGAGTTCGAGGCTGGTATTTCCAAGAACGGGCAGACCCGTGAGCATGCCCTTCTGGCCTACACTCTAGGTGTAAAACAACTGATTGTTGGTGTCAACAAGATGGATTCCACTGAGCCACCTTACAGCCAGAAGAGATATGAAGAGATTGTCAAAGAAGTCAGCACTTACATCAAGAAAATTGGCTACAACCCAGACACTGTAGCTTTTGTGCCAATTTCTGGTTGGAACGGAGACAACATGTTGGAGCCTAGCTCTAACGTAGGTTTGACATTCGTTTACATTAAGCAATGAAACTAGGAGGATTATTGAGATAAATTATGCAATAGTAAAATGCAcatgtttttttaatagttatgTTTGGAAGTGTCGAGGTCAAAAGTGAAATCCCAGCCCTTCACAAACTGTTACTCTGCAATAGCGTACCGTGATAATGCTAAAATAAGCCACTTGGTCTTTTCTAGCCTTGTGCTACTACAATCGGCAGATGGTTTATGCCTcggcttatttatttttttttttttccagatgccCTGGTTCAAGGGATGGAAGGTTACCCGAAAGGATGGCAATGCCAGTGGAACCACCCTCCTTGAAGCTTTGGACTGTATCCTGCCACCGACTCGTCCAACTGACAAACCTCTGCGTCTGCCTCTTCAAGATGTCTACAAAATTGGCGGTATGTGTTCTCTGTAACGCTTCTTGCTTGCCAGCAACAGGTAGTGCGTGGGACAGAAATACAGTTGTTTGCCTGAgagctgtttttttaaagtggaGAATGTAGAATACTTGCCtcaagtgttttggtttttttttttttttcctgtaagggcATGTATTCATTGAGCTGAATTGCTAATGTTGCTTTCCCTTTGTAGGCATTGGTACTGTACCAGTTGGCCGTGTGGAAACTGGTGTTCTGAAGCCAGGGATGGTGGTTACTTTTGCCCCTGTCAACGTTACAACTGAAGTAAAATCTGTTGAGATGCACCACGAAGCCCTGAGCGAAGCTCTGCCTGGTGATAACGTTGGCTTCAATGTTAAGAACGTGTCTGTGAAAGATGTTCGCCGTGGCAACGTTGCTGGTGACAGCAAGAACGATCCTCCAATGGAAGCTGCTGGCTTCACTGCACAGGTAATTTTTGCAGCTGTTCGAAGGTGTTTGAAACGTAGCTGTGGGTTGTGAAATACTAGTCTTGTTCGTTCTTATTAGTAGGCTAAGCTATAAAGTGACGTAGACTTGTGTTCTGAGATGCGATTTGCTTCAAGCAAATACGTGAAAGCCCTGGCTGTGTAAGACACATCAGTGTTCAGAATTATCCCAGTTTTAACTTAGCTTTCGTGGTTTTCTAGGTTATTATCCTGAACCACCCTGGCCAAATTAGCGCTGGTTATGCCCCTGTGCTGGATTGCCATACCGCTCACATTGCGTGCAAATTTGCTGAGCTCAAAGAGAAGATTGATCGTCGTTCCGGCAAGAAGCTGGAGGATGGCCCCAAATTCCTGAAATCTGGAGATGCTGCCATCGTTGATATGATCCCTGGCAAACCCATGTGTGTTGAGAGCTTCTCTGATTATCCTCCTCTCGGTAAGGCATCTCCTAAAATGTGTTAATGCTGAGCTCTGGAAAAGACACTCCTTGATTTCTAGTATGGGGACGTAGTGTGTTCTGTAAGTCACTATTAAAAGCTGTGGCTTGATTAGAAACTCTTGAAGTGGAACCAAAACTTCAGCGCTACAGGGGTACCATCTAGGTAATGATGTGTCTGTCCCAGCCTCATGCAGTTCACTCTCCTAGAGCGGTGTTTGCCCACTTAGCCCAAGTTGCCTCTTGCTGCTGTGCGGATGACGCTTGCGGGTATGTAGCCCTAGACAAAAGTCATAAAACATGCTCTTGTTTTCAGGTCGTTTTGCTGTGCGTGACATGAGACAGACGGTTGCTGTTGGTGTCATCAAGGCAGTTGACAAGAAGGCTGGTGGAGCTGGCAAGGTCACAAAGTCTGCCCAGAAGGCCCAGAAGGCTAAATGAAAATTCTGTACATCAGCTGCCACCTCGGTCTTAATCAGTGGTGGAAGAACGGTCTCAGAACTGTTTGTCTCAATTGGCCATTTAAGTTTAATAGTAAAAGACTGGTTAATGATTACAATGCATCGTAAAAGCTTCAGAAGGAAAGGAATGTTTGTGGACCATTTGTTTCGTGGCAGTTTAAGTTATTAGTCTTCAAAATcgataaattttttaaaatggaaacttgACCAAAAATCTGTCACAGAATTTGAGACCATTAAAACAAAAGTTCAATGCTACGTCTCTGTGTTCTTTGGGTTAACGTTAAGTTCATAGAAAAGCCGCTATACAGCCCTGGTGGGATCAGAAAGGATGAATGTTACTTGAGGGTGTTTAGAAACCGCAAAGCAAATACTCAAGATTTGTTGTTTCTGAAGAGTAGAGTGAAATTCAGCTGCAGGATTAGTTTTAACTGATCtaagccttaaaaaaaatttacttctatggtgctttcttctttaaagatAGTTTCTAGATTGGATAGCACAAATAACAGGTAACAGTTTTGGTATTTTGGTGCATTCTGTGATGCACTGAGTAAGCCAAGAAAACTTTATATCgggggaaaaagaaattgtgtaaacaaaaacacatttaaccttgaaaaagcataaacaaaagaATCAAGTGTTCAGTTTCCCTTAAGTgtcatacacatttttttttgtaattgctagcagaaacatgtttttctggGGAACTGATTAACTGTTGTGTAGATCTTTCAAGATGAAACACTTATATCTAAATGTTTTCTAATATATAGTAAGACATTCAATAGCTAAGTTTCAAAAACAAATTTTGTTTAGAAGGATGCTTTGATGCTTGTTGGGCAATCTCTGAATGACCCACCATTACAGCTGCTtgctcagtttttatttcaagaacaAAGCTTGGGAGAGAAACTGGCAGGTGTTTCCACTGAGTTTTCAACAGGATGGTGTTTAGGCACCTGTCCTGCTTGATGGTTTTGAATTTTTGAACTTTGGGTCAAGGATGTTTTTAGGATGCCTGCTTGGACAACGTACTGGTGCGTTTCCCAGAGCGATGCGATCAATGCGCACTGCTATGTCGGCACCAAATGACATGGCAGGACCATATACTTGCTCCCTTTTTAACAATGGGGTTGAAGATTCGGTTCAAACAGTCGGCTGAAGTGGAACTGGGTAACTAGTCCAAAAGATTACTATTGACTCCTAGATAAATAatccaagaaaaacattttgggcTATAAGAAATACCAGCTGTAATAAATGGGGATTGCAGAACAAAAGTCTTGCTTTGAATTGGTTAAATGGAGACAAGCAGTTAATGGATAATCGGATCTGGCTTGCATAATGATGCAGCTGTTTTACTAACCTTTAACATTATTTCCCCACAGTATCCCCACATCAGTTCAAAAAGAATTCAGTATCTTTGAAGGATTATTGTTCCATGACACCAGTATGTTTGTTCTGTCTGTAACAGCTATAttctcttgtttgttttcctttccttcttcagctATGTGCTTGCTCTGCAGGAACTTGTAACATATCTGTACTGCTTGGATATGCCTGGATAATCCTGAACTGCtattattttcatgctgtttgtttgctttggttggatcttttctccttttctgctcaCCTTCTGTGTCTTAACTACAGTAAAACCTTGGAGCATTACACACCATGTTTGAAGGTACAGATGTACTGAGTACAGCGGAAGCGAGGGCTAGAGCGCTTCAGTCTCTGTAGAAGACTACGGAATTCAGTAAAGGAATCTCCTCGTGATTCTTAAATTCTACTGCTAAAGGTTTGTTAGTTATCCCCAAGGCAACAGGAAGTACATAACTTTAAAGTTGAGGCAGGTGTACTGTTGCCATAATAAAGCTATAAAGTATCTTGCAGATCTTGGCATGCTGTTCCGTTAAACTGCTGACTTTTTTCCAAGAGACTTTGGCCAAACTGGTTCAGCAACGGGCAAAGTTCTAATCTGGATGAAAAGGAAAATGGCTTTGGTGCAGACGGCGTTTTCGGCGCAGCGCTCTGCCTGTTAGATTTCTTGCATGTTCCCGTGGAGGTGCAGGATGTTTGGTTTGGCTGGCTGCGGTCTGGATATGCAGTATCCAGTCTGCAGGCAGTTCCTCTGTCCTCTTCGCACAGTGCTGTCTTCAGCTGGGTGTACTTGCTCCGTTACAGTTTGGAAATTACCTTGTAATAAGCAACTGATACAAACTGAAGCCTTAAGGCAAAATAAGGTTTGAAATAGCATTAGGCGTTTGAAGTGTCTCTGATCCTAACAAGCGGACGCTGAAGGAAGGGCAGCAACTGAAGGCAGGCAGTGTGGCTCTTGTTTCAAGAGGCCATTTCCTTCTGATCAGCTGGGCGTACATCAGAAAAACCGCACAGCCTGGCGGCTGAAAAAGCCGCCTGGGAGGATGTTTCGTGTTAAAACGGCCCAGCCGATGGGGCACGAGAGTCAGAGTCGTAGTTCCGGGCCTCTAGGAGAAAAACGCTGAAGCCTTAGAGGAACAGCACTATCTGTTGCAGCTAACATGTTTACGTTGTACGCAGTAAAAAACAAATAGATACTTGGGAATGCTCTGCCTGCAATACTAGCAATTGCTTTCAAGTATTTAAAACCTCAATTTTACACAAATTCtgggggtttctttctttttttactattgTAGACCAGTTTTGCTTTCTATGCACTAATGCAATGCCATCTCGGTTCTTTTATTAATCTTTGACTACCTGGGGAAATTGTTAGACTTTTGTAAACAAAACTTGGGAATAAAACTACTTTGGTCAAACTTTTAATAAACGTTAATAGTTGGAGAACTGTATTTGTCTTCTGACTGCTTATTTCTTTAAGCAACTTTTACAGCTGTCCTTAACTCTTTCCATACTGTCCTGCAATGCTGGTGATGTTTATACAGAAGTGTGAAAGCAGACTGCTGTGGTGACGTAGCTAGCTACGAAGGCAGAAAACGGGCTAGAATACtaaatttttttaaccttttttgaGTTTTACTGCTGAAGGTGGCAGTGGGGAGCTGGAAGATTGAAACGCAATTCCCTTTCTAGTTGATGATGCATGCTTTGGAAGTCTGGAGGGCTTTTAGTCCACAGAAATATTCCAAAAATGCATGCGGCGAGGTATTTGGGGACTCGGATACAGCAAAGCCTGGTCTGCGTAGGGAAATGGAGCAGCAGAGTTGTAGCAGCTGTAGCTGAGTAACTTCTTGCTCAGTTTTGTTTCCCTAGGTGAATGTTTTAGGCTGGCAT
It includes:
- the EEF1A1 gene encoding elongation factor 1-alpha 1, encoding MGKEKTHINIVVIGHVDSGKSTTTGHLIYKCGGIDKRTIEKFEKEAAEMGKGSFKYAWVLDKLKAERERGITIDISLWKFETSKYYVTIIDAPGHRDFIKNMITGTSQADCAVLIVAAGVGEFEAGISKNGQTREHALLAYTLGVKQLIVGVNKMDSTEPPYSQKRYEEIVKEVSTYIKKIGYNPDTVAFVPISGWNGDNMLEPSSNMPWFKGWKVTRKDGNASGTTLLEALDCILPPTRPTDKPLRLPLQDVYKIGGIGTVPVGRVETGVLKPGMVVTFAPVNVTTEVKSVEMHHEALSEALPGDNVGFNVKNVSVKDVRRGNVAGDSKNDPPMEAAGFTAQVIILNHPGQISAGYAPVLDCHTAHIACKFAELKEKIDRRSGKKLEDGPKFLKSGDAAIVDMIPGKPMCVESFSDYPPLGRFAVRDMRQTVAVGVIKAVDKKAGGAGKVTKSAQKAQKAK